AGTTGTCCAATATGAGTCTCAAATTTATTTGTGTCTTTCCAAAAAATTCTGGATAGGCAATGAGTCAATGCAAAGCCATTTACAATGGTTTGCTTGAGGATGCCTAACTTACAGGGATCAAATTTTTCTGACATAGGCTTATGTTTCATAAGAATAGACTGAATTGCTATTTTTTTGTTTTGTCTTAAGGCTATACTCTTTTAGTATTTTTTTTCAGTTGAAATTCTTAGAGAAATTTAGCAGGCTAATTTCTAATCAAAAAAGCAAATAGATTAACCGATGAAATCAAAAATGCAGTTTATATTTAATAAATTAGCTTTTACGACCTTTTTGAGCTTTATTTTTGTTTTTATAACAGTATCAGCTTATGCTGTTCCGGCGATTATTGCTCACCGTGGAGGAGGCCAAAATTTTCCCGAGAATACATTGCTTGCTTTTTCTACTGCTTTAGAAATGGGATGTGATGCTCTTGAGCTCGATGTGCAGGTCACAAGAGATGGAACCGTTGTCGTCTACCATCCGGAAAAGCTAGAACAGAGAACAAATGGTTCAGGGTTAATTTTTGATCATAATTGGGAAGATATTGCAACTCTTAATGCTGGCTATCATTTTAAGCCTGAAGAAAAGTACCCTTTTCGCGGACACAATTTAAGGGTTCCTAAGCTGGAAGAAGTTTTAAATTCTTTTCCAAAGACATTGATTATTATTGATCTAAAGTCACTGCCTGCAGAACCTCTAGTAAATGCTTTAATACAAACAATTTCTGATGAAGAATCGACTCGAATCATTTTCTATTCAACAAATGCGGATCATCACGAATTGCTAGGACAGCTTAAGCCACATTGGCGAGTGTTTGAACAAAGAGATGTTACGCGTCAAAGACTTTTAGAGTTAAATCAAACCGGTCGATCCAACCTGCCTTTGAATTCTAAGTGGGTAGGATTTGAACTTAAAAG
This genomic interval from Chlamydiales bacterium STE3 contains the following:
- a CDS encoding hypothetical protein (Product derived from UniProtKB/Swiss-Prot:P9WLF0;Gene name derived from UniProtKB/Trembl:Q6MES9;Uncharacterized protein MT2337) — translated: MKSKMQFIFNKLAFTTFLSFIFVFITVSAYAVPAIIAHRGGGQNFPENTLLAFSTALEMGCDALELDVQVTRDGTVVVYHPEKLEQRTNGSGLIFDHNWEDIATLNAGYHFKPEEKYPFRGHNLRVPKLEEVLNSFPKTLIIIDLKSLPAEPLVNALIQTISDEESTRIIFYSTNADHHELLGQLKPHWRVFEQRDVTRQRLLELNQTGRSNLPLNSKWVGFELKRKMMVIEVLSLGKATSTVEFHLWHPQVISHLKKCNPSVSLVLFGINTKDEWETAVNLGVDAVYTDNPGELLKLKNAISITRESLSLHLMEKF